The sequence GCGACATCAATTATCGCAGCAGCCGTAACCAACGCTTGCATGTAGAACTGGCACTGATACGCCTTTGCAATATTCTGAACCAGTCTCAGTCACCGGTAGAGAAAAAAATTGGCCTGGCACCCACAGAAAAGTCAGCAGATACTCAGACCGCAGCAGCTATAGAGAAAAAGCCTGTTTCAGTCTCTATCCAGGATCATCCCAAGGCGCAGGTAACTTATGATACCTTACCCAAGACAGGCGTCTCAATTAAAGATGCTTTAAAAAAAAAGACTAGTTTAAAAATACAAACTGAACCTGAAGTTGAGAAACCATCAATGGTTGCTGATTCCGGGGATGACGATGTGGATGAGTCTTTGGTTAATAAATTTTCGCCTGAACAATTGAAGGAAACCTGGAAACAGTTTGCAGAAAAGGTAAATAATGAACCCAGGTTATATAATACCCTGATTTCCCAGGATCCGGCTTTAAAAGAGAATTTTGTAATAGAGTTTTTAGTTAGTAATCCTTTGCAAAGTGAAATTATCCAGGAAATTAAAGGCAAGTTGCAGAAGTATCTGAGGACTCAACTGAAGAATTCAAAAATAGTAGTGAATACGGTCATTTCAGAAGTAGAACCTCCAAGTGTCATCTATACTTCTGAAGCTAAATTTAACCATTTGCTTCAGAAAAATCCCAGTTTGGCCCGTTTGAAGCAGGAATTTAACCTTGATTTTGAATAATGAAGATATGGTAACAAAAATTGCACTGATCCTTTCAATTGCTTTGCAGTTTGTAGCTGCCTTTTTAGCTATTCGCCTGACTAAGGTCACCAAATACAATCTCTCATGGATATTGATTTCAGCAGGATTCATTCTGATGACCATCAGCCGCTTTATCGATTTTATCCCCATACTTGATGAAAAAATCCCTATCAACTGGAAAGGAGTAAATATCTGGGTGGGATTTATCACCTCTGTCTTTATTACGGTTGGCGTATTTTTGATCAGGAAAATATTTAAGTTTCTCGATAAGGTTGAACAATCAAGGCGCGAAGCAGAGAAAAGAGTTTTAAATGCTGTGATACAGACTGAAGAAAATGAGCGCAAAAGGTTTGCCAAGGATCTTCATGATGGACTGGGCCCCTTACTTTCGACTGTGAAATTATCCATTTCCACTTTGAGTCAGCTTGAAAAGGATGAGGTCACCAAAAATATAGTTGACAATACCGATGTGGTTATCAATGAGGCTATTAAAAGTATTAAGGAAATTTCAAATAACCTCAGTCCCCATATTTTGAATAATTTTGGACTGGCCAGTGCCATTAACAGTTTTATCAATAAAATAAGCTATACCCGGCAGATCAATATCGCCTTTGACTCGAATATTTTTAACCAGCGTTTTGATGGAAATATCGAAGTGATATTATATCGCGTTGTTTGTGAGTTGATCAATAATACCATGAAACATGCCCATGCCCAGAATATTGAGATTATACTCAACCGGTACGACAGCCGGATTAACCTGGTTTATACCGATGACGGAGTGGGGTTTGATGTCAATCAGGTATTGTTTGACGAGAATTATTCAGGAATGGGTTATTCAAATATATTGTCGCGTATCCGTTCTATTAAAGGAACAATTGATGTGGAAAGTAATGACAACAGCGGCACAAAAGTAGTAATTCAGGTAAGTGTTTGATTGATAAATAATTGAAAAATATTCTGAAAATGGCTATCTTTAAAATAGTAATTGTAGATGATCATGCTTTGTTTCGCAATGGATTGAAATTATTGCTGAGCAGTTTTAAGGATATTGACATTGTCGGAGAAGCATCTAATGGCAAAGATTTGTTGGATTTACTTCAACACACAGAACCGGATATAGTATTGATGGATATCAATATGCCGGAAATGGATGGGGTTGAGGCTACAAGGCTTGCATTGGAACAACACCCCGGCCTGAAAATCATTTCATTGTCGATGTATGGAGAAGAAGAATATTATTATAAAATGATTGATGCCGGTGTGAAAGGCTTTTTACTTAAGAATTCAGATATTACAGATGTCAAACAGGCTATAGAAACGGTTGCAGAAGGGGGAAATTATTTCTCCGAAGAACTTTTATACAGTGTAGTCAAAAATATTCGTAAGGTCAGTTTTAATGAAAACAATAATGCCGGTTTGTCAGAACGGGAAATAGAAGTACTTTGTCAGATCTGCAAAGGGCTGTCAAATTTTGAAATAGCAGATCAGTTGCATATCAGTAAGAGGACCGTGGATAAGCACCGTGCAAATTTACTTGAGAAAACCGGTTCCAAAAATACGGCCAACCTGGTGATGTATGCCATTAAACATAAACTGATTGAAGTATAATTGCAGAGGCTTGTGTCCCATAGATTTTGGCGCAGCCACTTAGTGCAATAAATGAACAGGAAAAAGTAAAATTTTAAATTGGAAGGAATATGATGCCTGAAGGAGGTAGAAAAAAATTATGGAACATCTTAAAATACATTATTTTTCTGGCAATTGGTATTTTTATTTTTTGGTGGATTTATAAGGATTTTAAGCTTGAAGATATAAAGGCAATTTTTAAAGAATTAAATTACGGCTGGCTGATATTGACCATTTTTCTTGGCTTTTTAAGTCAGTTGAGCAGGGCCATCAGGTGGAATATGCTTATCCGCCCTTTGGGGTATAAGCCCAAGCTTAAAAATACCTTTCTGGCAGTTGTTGTTCTTTATTTTGTTAATCTTCTGATTCCCCGTGCCGGTGAAATAGCCCGTTGCACAGTTTTAACAAAATACGAAAAGATCCCTTTGTCAAAATTGATCGGTACGGTCATTGTGGAGCGCCTTGCGGATTTTATCACCATGATCATATTGGGGATCATTATCTTTTCTATCAATGTGAGTTCCTTGCAGAAATTCCTTTTCCTTCATCCTGAAATCAACAACAAACTGATCAAATTGCTTTCCCTTACCAATGTTTTGTTTGGTATAGCTGTCCTTTTCTTTATTTTATTGATTTTTATTATTGCTAAACCCTGGAAACACAGTAAAATGGGAGAAAAGGTGAAAAAAATAAAACATAATTTTACAGATGGAATTAAATCCATCATGAAGCTTGAAAATAAATGGTATTTCATTGGCCATACCTTGTTGATTTTTACCCTGTGGTTGTTAATGCTGTACGCAGTGTTCCTGGCTTTTCCGCCTACAAGGCACCTGAGTATCTGGACGGGGATGTTTACCTTCCTGATGGGGAGTTTTGCCATGCTTGCTCCGGTGCAGGGTGGGATTGGCCCCTGGCATTTTATGATTTATGAAACCCTTTCTATATTTGGCATTAGCCTGGCCGATGGTAAAATTTTTGCACTTATTGCACATACTTCAACTAATTTGATTAACCTTGTGTTTGGCTTTTTAGCTTTGCTTTTATTACCTTTGGTAAATCAAAAGAAGAAAAAGGATCATGGAAGATTATAAACAATATAGTATCCGGGAAGCACAAAAAGATGATCTTCAGACAATTGTCGATATCTATAATTCAACTATTGCAAGCAGAATTGCTACCGCTGATTTGAATCCCGTTAGTTTAAACAATAAAGAGGAATGGTTTAACCGCCATCATCCTGATTCAAGGCCCCTTTGGGTTCTGGTTAGAGTAAATGATAAAAGGATCTGCGGATGGTTGAGCTTTGAATCCTTTTATGGACGCCCTGCTTATCACGCTACTGCTGAAATAAGTATTTACCTTGATAAGGAATTCAGGGGGAAAGGTTTAGGCAGCTATTTGCTTCAACAGGCTATTGATGCTTCTCCTAAGTTGGGATTGAAAACATTACTTGCTTATATTTTCGGACATAATATTCCCAGCCTGGCTCTTTTCCACAGCATGGGCTTTTTAAACTGGGGCCATTTACCCCGCATTGCCGAATTGGACGGTGTGGAAAGGGATTTGGTCATCCTGGGAAAAAGAATATAACATCTTTGCAGCATTTCCCGCTGCCAGCAATTAAATCAATTTTATATAATGAACAGAATTATTAAGGCATTTATCGTTTGCCTGCTTTTTGTCACAAGTGTTTATGCACAGGATTCTCAGAAGATCACACTGGATAAGATTTTTAAAACCAATTCATTTTATCCGCGGACAGTTTATGGTTTGGAGTCGATGAATGACGGATTGCACTATACAACCTTGAAATATGGAAGCGATATTGAAAAATTCAGCTATCAGAGTGGTAAAAAAGTTGAAACGGTTTTTTCCTTATCCGATATCACTGGATTAAAGATACCCGGAATTGATGAATATTCTTTCAGTAAGGATGAAAGTAAATTGTTGCTGGCCACAGATCAGGAAAGCATCTATCGTCATTCTACCCGTTCCACTTATTATGTATATGATTTGAAGACGAAGAAATTGAGCCTGCTTTCTAAGGGTGGAAAACAACAATTGGCCTGTTTTTCTCCTGATGGCTCAAAGGTTGCTTTTGTAAGGGATAATAATATATTCATAAAAGATTTGACTACGGATGAGGAAGAGGCTATAACCAGTGACGGACTGAGAAATCAAATTATTAACGGTGCACCCGATTGGGTTTATGAAGAAGAATTTAGTTTTTCAAAAGGTTTTGAATGGTCACCCGACGGAGAAAAGATTGCTTTTTACCGCATGGACGAGTCGAAAGTCAAAGAGTATGACCTGACTATTTTTGACAGCGACAGCCTTTATCCCCGGCATTATACGTATAAGTATCCCAAGGCCGGTGAAGAAAATTCGAAAGTTTCCATTTGGGTATACAACCTGAAAGAAAAAAAGACTGCCAGGATGGATATCGGCTCAAATGATGACCAGTATATCCCCCGTATTACATGGACAAAAGATCCGGAAACGTTGTGCATACTCCGGCTTAACCGGCTTCAGAACAAACTTGATATCCTGTTGGCGAATGCTGCCTCCGGTAAGTCGAATATTATTCTTTCCGAAACCAATAAAAGGTACATTAAGGAGCCGGACGATAATACGGTTACTTTTTTAGGGGACCAAAAACATTTTATTTATCTGAGTGAACAGGACGGTTACCTTCATTTCTATTTATATGATCTGAATGGAAAGAAAATAAATGAGATCACTCGTGGAAACTGGGATGTGGCCGAGTTTTTAGCATTCGATGATGTCCACAATACCCTGTATTACAGCTCGCACGAAACTTCTCCTTTGCAAACCGATGTCTATTCCATTAATATTGACGGGAAGGAAAAGAAAAAACTTTCTACTTCCGATGGAACCAATACTGCTGTTTTTAGCAGCGGATGCCAGTATTTTATTCACACACATTCTGACGCCAACACTCCTGCATTAACTACTCTCAATAATGCTCAGGGTAAGGTAATCCGTACTTTGGAGGATAATGCCGTTGTAAAGAAGAATATGAAAGCCTGCGGTTTTTCTCCTAAGGAATTTTTTAGTTTCAAAAATTCGGATGGTATCAACCTGAAGGGTTTTATGATCAAACCGAATAATTTTGACAGCCACAGAAAATATCCGGTTTTTATGTATGTGTATGGCGGACCTGAGGAACAGACCGTAAAAGATACCTATAATCATAATGATGCCTGGTTCCAGATGCTTGCCCAAGACGGGATAATTGTTGTTTGTGTTGATAACCGGGGAAGTGACGGAAGGGGGGAAGAGTTCAGAAAGTGCACCTACATGCAATTGGGCAAACTGGAAGTGCAGGATCAGATTGATGCTGCTAAGTACCTGGCTTCGCAGCCTTATGTGGATGGCTCCCGTATCGGTATATTTGGCTGGAGTTACGGAGGATATATGTCAACCTTGTGTATGACCAAAGGTGCCGATTACTTCAAAATGGGCATTGCCGTTGCACCGGTTACTAACTGGCGTTATTATGATTCTGTATATACCGAACGTTTTATGCGTACTCCTCAGGAAAATCCTTCGGGTTATGATGATAATTCACCTATTAATTTTGTAGACAAACTCAAAGGAAAGTTTCTGCTTGTTCATGGCACAGGTGATGATAATGTTCATCTGCAAAATTCTATGGAGTTAATTGAAAAAATGGTACAAGCCAACAAACAGTTTGAGATGCAGTTCTATCCCAATAAAAATCATGGGATTTACGGGGGAAATACAACTTATCATTTGTACACCCGCCTGACAGATTTTATTTTGGCTAATTTGTAGAAAGTATGATAATGGAATAGAAGTCATGATGAAATAAGGCGATTTCCGGATATTAAAATCAGTAATGTCTAAAAGATTGATTTTTCATAGCTGTTGTTCTTTTAAAAAATGACTTTTGGTACAGAGTTCAGTAATTATTATTTTTAAATAATTTAATAACTAATTTTCTATCAGAAATTGCAAACTTATGAAAAAAATTATCCTGATTTTTTTAACTGTTGGTATTCCCCTTTTGCAGGTTTTTTCGCAAACGGGTTCTGCTGCTTTCAATCCCAATCTTGATGTTATGCTCAAATTTAATGAGCTGAAGTTAAGGGATCCGAATGCCTATACGAGAATTGAAGGTTCTCCCTATTTTACCGATGATTTTGTAAACAGTAAAATATATTTTACCAGAGGAGATTCTGTGGGCGCGTCGATACGCTATGATCTCTATAAGGATGAGCTTGAATTTAATCGAAATGACCAGATCGTATACCTGGATAAATCTTATATCAGGAAAGTCAGAATGGGTAATGAACTGCTTGAGGTTCATAAATATAAACTTGGGGAAGAGGTTTTGACAGGATGTTTTTTCTGTATAAAATGCGGAAAAAATTCTTTATTGAAGAAAGTTTCAGTTGTCTTTAAAGAAGCAGAGGGTACAAAGGGTTACCAGGATGCACTTCCCAACAGGTTTGAAAAAAATGACGACGAATATTTTTTAAGTACTGAAGATGGTCAGTTTTTTAAGGTGAAGAATAAAAACGACCTGGAGATAAATTTTGCCGGCAAACCTGAGATTACCAAATTTATCAAAGACAATAAAATAAAACCCGGAAAGGAAAAGGATTTATTAAAACTTATTGACTATCTCAATTTGCAAAAATAAATTGAGCCTGATTTAATCAACATATATGATGAAAAACTGGCCATCAGGAATTAGTATTTCCCGGCTTTAGGTTTTTTATATGATCAAAATAAAATGGGGTTGATTGTTGGATATTAGAAAATCCCAAATCCAATGATCAGTCTGATTAATCCCAAAAATATGGCTATGCTGCACAGGACTATTCCTGCTGCAGCATTTCCTTTTGGTTCTCCAGGGGCCGACTGGATAAAAGCCACAATACCGATGATAAGCCCAATTGCCGCAAAGGGAATATTGATCCAATTCAGGGATCCGAAACATGGGATAAATCCTATAAACATCCCGAAAATTGCTAAAATCCCTAAAACCAAACTTGCTGTTTTCATTTCAAAATAATTTTATAAATAAATTGTTTTGTGTTTACTTTATTAAGCTTAAGCTGCATTTTTTTCTTATAAACCAATAAGATGCCATGAATGAAAAATATTATGGAGTTTAGTAAAAAGGAAAGGAATAATGCCAGGCTTCCGTGGTTTAACAGATAAGCCTGATGAAAATTACCTTTTCCAATTTCTATGAATGCTCTAGTCATTCCACAAAAGGGGCATTCCACGTTGAATTGACTTTTAGACATGCATTGCGGCGAGTGGTTTAAAATCGTCTGACTATCAGCAAACAGAGCAATTGCAATAACAGAAATGGTCACCAACGAAATGATTCCCCAAACTATTTGCAGGGCTGTTTTCTGTTCTTGTTTTGATGTCTGGTTTTTTCCGTTCACCTTTTTATTGGTTGTTCAAAATGTTCAAATGTAATCATATTGAACAATTTCTGTTTTAACATGCCGATCTTTTTATTTATCTTTTTTCCGGGCAATAATAATTGTGTTTTTATTATACTAACATTAAAATTATTCATTCGAATATTTGCTTAAATACTTGAGAAACAGTATATAAATCATTGGAATTCTCCTAAAAAAAACTTATCTTTTCGAAGCAAAATTAAAGGATTTAAAAGTATTGTATTTGCTCTAACATTAATTTATAACGCCATGAAAGAAATACAGGAAGTGGTGAAAAATCTGACAAACAGGTATGGGAAGAATAGAGAGAGCCTTCTGCCCATTCTTCAGGGGATTACGGAGGAGCAAAACTACCTGTCCAGCGAAGCTATGCTTGAAATAGCCCGCGCCCTTGATATTTCGGCTGCTGAAGTATATGGTACTGCTACCTTCTATTCCTTCCTGGATACTATTCCCAGGGGGAAATATGTGATCAGGGTATGCCGTACCATCGTTTGCGATATGCATGGCAAAAAGCAAATCATAAAAACCCTGGAAGATCTGTTAAAGATCAAAGTGGGAGAAACCACCCACAACGGGAAATTTACATTACTGGAAACAAATTGCCTGGGATGGTGCCACAAGGGGCCCTGCATTTTGGTGAATGATGACATATACACGGAAATCACCCCTGGCAAAGTGAATGCTATTATCAGTGAGTACAGGAATAAATGATGGAGGATGAGCCAGATGGAAATGAAAAAATTAAAAAGGGTCGATTTTATCTTTAGTAAAGATTTTAATGTATCCGAAGTACTTTTCGGTACTTTTAAAAAGACCCGGGATGAAATCCTCCAGGGAATAATCAATTCTGACCTTAAAGGCCGGGGAGGGGCTGGTTTTCCTACCGGTCTTAAGTGGAAGGCTGCCAAAGAAGAGAAAAACGGCGGAAAGTACATTATTTGCAATGCAGATGAAGGAGAACCGGGAACTTTCAAGGACAGGGCAATCCTTGAGGAAGCCGCACAGAAGGTTTTTGGGGGAATGGCCCTTTGTGCCAAGGTCATTGGTGCCAGGAAGGGCTGGATATACCTGAGGGGTGAATATAAATTCCTGGTCCCTCATCTGAGAAAGGAACTGGCTATATTCCATGAAATGCTGCATAACGACTTGGGATTCGAATTTACCATAGATATTTTTACCGGCAGTGGTGCTTACGTTTGTGGTGAAGAAACCGCCCTTTTACAGTCGATGGAAGGGAAAAGGGGCGAACCCCGCAATAAGCCTCCTTATCCGACCAGCATCGGACTTTATGATAAGCCTACAGTGATCAACAATGTTGAAACCCTTGCTTTGACGATGATGGTTGCCAAAATAGGGGCTGAGGAGTTCAAGAAACTTGGCATCCAGGATGCACGCGGGGGAAAATTGTTCTCTGTATCTGGCGATACGCCTAAAGGTGGCATATATGAGCTGGAATTCGGAATGCTCCTTTCCGACTTTGTGGAAGAATTTGGCGATGGCGATACCAAAGCAGTGCAGGTTGGCGGTGCTTCCGGATTCTGCGTTCCCAGAAAGAAATTTGATTCCACCACTATAGGCTACAAAGGAAAATTAACAGGGACTTCACTGCCTACAGGTGGTTCCATGATGCTTTTCAACAGTTCCCGGTCCATGTACAACGTTTTGCACAACTATCTTGAATTTTTCGCAGAAGAATCTTGCGGCCAGTGTACTCCCTGCAGGGTGGGTACACAACAGTTGCTCAAGGGAATAGAGGCAATTAAAAGAGGGGAAAAGTCGCACGAATATCTCGAAGTGCTTTTAAGCCTTTCAGAAACGATGAAGCTTACATCGAAATGTGGACTTGGCCAGTCAGTTGCAAATTCATTTTCTTCTATTGTGGAGAATTTCAGGGAAGAGATGATTTATTAAGTACAGTTTGAAAAAATTAATCAAAGGGTTTAAAACATACGATAATGTCTAAGAAAGTGATGGTAAATTTCAGTATAGACGATATAGAGATGAGTATGGAACAGGGAAGTACCATACTGGATGCTGCAAAGAAAGAGAATATCCGGATTCCTACCCTTTGCTATCACGAGGATCTATGCGTAGCAGGCAATTGCAGGGTTTGTGTGGTGGAGATTGAAGGGTGGCACACGCTTACTACGGCCTGTTCGACCCCAATTATGGAAGGGATGAAAATACATACCATTACCCCTAGGGTCAGGAAGGCGCGGAAGGATATTATTGCCCTGCTTGTTTCTGAGCACCATACGCAATGTACAACCTGTTACAGGAGCACAAACTGCGAATTACAGGCTCTGGCATCAGAATACAATGTCGACAACGCAGTTTATCTGAGTGTGCTCAAGCCAAATCTTGAAATTGACCGTTCTTCGTGGTCGATTGAAAAGGATGAAAGCAAATGCGTGCGCTGCCAGCGTTGTGTCAGAACCTGTTCTGAATTGCAGAAAGTAAATGCCCTGGCAGTGACCCGTAAAGGAAGGGAAATGAAAATATCAACATTTATGGAACTTCCCATGAATGACGTGGTATGTACCAACTGTGGCCAGTGTATTATCCATTGCCCGACCGGTGCGCTGACCGAAAGGCGCTATTTCGACCAGATTTGGGATGCCATTGGGGATCCGCAAAAACATGTCATCATCAATACGGCTCCCTCTGTGCGGGTTGCTTTGGGCGAAGTATTGGGCTTCCCTGTCGGTACCCGTGTCACCGGGAAGATGGTTACTGCACTGAAAAAAATAGGTTTTGATTCGGTCTTGGATACTGATTTTGCCGCCGACCTTACTATTATGGAAGAAGGGTATGAACTTTTACACCGCTTAAAACGTTCGATTGTGGATGGCGAAGATGTGGCTATTCCGATGATCACCTCCTGTTCGCCCGGATGGGTGAAGTTTATCGAACATATGTATCCGGAATTTCTGCCACATCTGAGTACCTGCAAATCACCTCAGCAGATGTTCGGTGCCATGGCGAAAACATACTATGCTTCGAAAATGGGGCTGGATCCTAAGAATATCGTGAGTGTGGCCGGAATGCCTTGTGCTGCCAAGAAATTCGAAGCCAACCGGCCGGAAATGACCAGCAGTGGTTTTCAGGATGTTGATGCAGGGCTTACTACCCGTGAAATTGGCATGATGATAAAACAGGCCGGAATTAATTTCCTCGAACTTGAAGATACCCCATTTGACAGCATCATGGGCGTTTCCTCAGGTGCTGGAGTGATATTCGGGGCAACCGGAGGAGTGATGGAAGCAGCTCTTCGCACTGTCTATGAAGTGGTGACAGGCCGCGATGTGCCTTTTAAAAATTTGAATATTACTCCATTACGTGGATTGGAATCCATCAAGGAAGCAACTATTAAGCTTGAAGGCTGCAAACCCGAATACAGTTACCTGGAAGGGATAGAGCTCAGGGTGGCCATTGCTCATGGATTGCTGAATGCACGCGTTATGATGGACCAGATTGTGGAAGGCAAATCTCCTTATCATTTTATAGAGATCATGGCCTGTCCGGGCGGCTGCATTGGGGGTGGGGGACAACCTATTCCGACCAATGACGAAATTCGCAGAAAACGGATTGAAGCCATTTATGCTGAGGATGAAGGAATGCCTATCCGCAAATCGCATGAGAACCCGGAGATTATTCAGATCTATAAAGATTTTCTCAAGGAACCCCTTGGCCTAAAATCTCATCAACTACTACATACCAAGTATACCAAGAGAAACAGGTATTGATTTGTTTTTGAATATATTGTCCCCGGCAGGTGGGGCCTTGTTTTATTTTAGCAGTTTGTTGATTTTTAAAAGTAATAACTTTCTGTCTAAGGGTTTGATGATAAAATCTGAACACCCGCAGGCAAGTACTTTGTTTTTATCAGCAACAGTAGAAAAAGCAGACTGGGCAATCAGGGGTAAATCAGGTCTGATTTTTTTGATCTGTTTGGTAGCCTGATAACCGTCCATTTCGGGCATTTTTATATCTATTAATACCAGGTCAATCTGTGGGTTTGATTTGCACATCTCAACAGCTTCAAGGCCATTTGTAGCCCTGAGAATTTTAAAATTTGCTTCAGCTAATATTACATCTAATAACATAAAATTAGAATCTTCGTCCTCAGCAATTAATATTGTTTTTGCTTTATTCAGTTCATATTTTTGCCTGTTTTCAGGCAGTTCAGCAATCAATGAGTTTTCAATGGTCTTTTTATAAGGGATGGTAAAATAGAAAGTTGAACCCTGCCCGGGTTCGGAGGTCAACCAAATTTTACCGCCAAGTAGTTCGACATAGGCCTTGGATATGGACAAACCTAAACCAGAGCCTCCGAATTGCCGGGCACTTGTGATTTCGAC is a genomic window of Bacteroidota bacterium containing:
- a CDS encoding histidine kinase, whose translation is MVTKIALILSIALQFVAAFLAIRLTKVTKYNLSWILISAGFILMTISRFIDFIPILDEKIPINWKGVNIWVGFITSVFITVGVFLIRKIFKFLDKVEQSRREAEKRVLNAVIQTEENERKRFAKDLHDGLGPLLSTVKLSISTLSQLEKDEVTKNIVDNTDVVINEAIKSIKEISNNLSPHILNNFGLASAINSFINKISYTRQINIAFDSNIFNQRFDGNIEVILYRVVCELINNTMKHAHAQNIEIILNRYDSRINLVYTDDGVGFDVNQVLFDENYSGMGYSNILSRIRSIKGTIDVESNDNSGTKVVIQVSV
- a CDS encoding response regulator transcription factor, giving the protein MAIFKIVIVDDHALFRNGLKLLLSSFKDIDIVGEASNGKDLLDLLQHTEPDIVLMDINMPEMDGVEATRLALEQHPGLKIISLSMYGEEEYYYKMIDAGVKGFLLKNSDITDVKQAIETVAEGGNYFSEELLYSVVKNIRKVSFNENNNAGLSEREIEVLCQICKGLSNFEIADQLHISKRTVDKHRANLLEKTGSKNTANLVMYAIKHKLIEV
- a CDS encoding lysylphosphatidylglycerol synthase transmembrane domain-containing protein, producing the protein MMPEGGRKKLWNILKYIIFLAIGIFIFWWIYKDFKLEDIKAIFKELNYGWLILTIFLGFLSQLSRAIRWNMLIRPLGYKPKLKNTFLAVVVLYFVNLLIPRAGEIARCTVLTKYEKIPLSKLIGTVIVERLADFITMIILGIIIFSINVSSLQKFLFLHPEINNKLIKLLSLTNVLFGIAVLFFILLIFIIAKPWKHSKMGEKVKKIKHNFTDGIKSIMKLENKWYFIGHTLLIFTLWLLMLYAVFLAFPPTRHLSIWTGMFTFLMGSFAMLAPVQGGIGPWHFMIYETLSIFGISLADGKIFALIAHTSTNLINLVFGFLALLLLPLVNQKKKKDHGRL
- a CDS encoding N-acetyltransferase family protein; the protein is MEDYKQYSIREAQKDDLQTIVDIYNSTIASRIATADLNPVSLNNKEEWFNRHHPDSRPLWVLVRVNDKRICGWLSFESFYGRPAYHATAEISIYLDKEFRGKGLGSYLLQQAIDASPKLGLKTLLAYIFGHNIPSLALFHSMGFLNWGHLPRIAELDGVERDLVILGKRI
- a CDS encoding S9 family peptidase, which encodes MNRIIKAFIVCLLFVTSVYAQDSQKITLDKIFKTNSFYPRTVYGLESMNDGLHYTTLKYGSDIEKFSYQSGKKVETVFSLSDITGLKIPGIDEYSFSKDESKLLLATDQESIYRHSTRSTYYVYDLKTKKLSLLSKGGKQQLACFSPDGSKVAFVRDNNIFIKDLTTDEEEAITSDGLRNQIINGAPDWVYEEEFSFSKGFEWSPDGEKIAFYRMDESKVKEYDLTIFDSDSLYPRHYTYKYPKAGEENSKVSIWVYNLKEKKTARMDIGSNDDQYIPRITWTKDPETLCILRLNRLQNKLDILLANAASGKSNIILSETNKRYIKEPDDNTVTFLGDQKHFIYLSEQDGYLHFYLYDLNGKKINEITRGNWDVAEFLAFDDVHNTLYYSSHETSPLQTDVYSINIDGKEKKKLSTSDGTNTAVFSSGCQYFIHTHSDANTPALTTLNNAQGKVIRTLEDNAVVKKNMKACGFSPKEFFSFKNSDGINLKGFMIKPNNFDSHRKYPVFMYVYGGPEEQTVKDTYNHNDAWFQMLAQDGIIVVCVDNRGSDGRGEEFRKCTYMQLGKLEVQDQIDAAKYLASQPYVDGSRIGIFGWSYGGYMSTLCMTKGADYFKMGIAVAPVTNWRYYDSVYTERFMRTPQENPSGYDDNSPINFVDKLKGKFLLVHGTGDDNVHLQNSMELIEKMVQANKQFEMQFYPNKNHGIYGGNTTYHLYTRLTDFILANL
- a CDS encoding DUF2752 domain-containing protein yields the protein MNGKNQTSKQEQKTALQIVWGIISLVTISVIAIALFADSQTILNHSPQCMSKSQFNVECPFCGMTRAFIEIGKGNFHQAYLLNHGSLALFLSFLLNSIIFFIHGILLVYKKKMQLKLNKVNTKQFIYKIILK
- the nuoE gene encoding NADH-quinone oxidoreductase subunit NuoE yields the protein MKEIQEVVKNLTNRYGKNRESLLPILQGITEEQNYLSSEAMLEIARALDISAAEVYGTATFYSFLDTIPRGKYVIRVCRTIVCDMHGKKQIIKTLEDLLKIKVGETTHNGKFTLLETNCLGWCHKGPCILVNDDIYTEITPGKVNAIISEYRNK
- a CDS encoding NADH-ubiquinone oxidoreductase-F iron-sulfur binding region domain-containing protein — translated: MSQMEMKKLKRVDFIFSKDFNVSEVLFGTFKKTRDEILQGIINSDLKGRGGAGFPTGLKWKAAKEEKNGGKYIICNADEGEPGTFKDRAILEEAAQKVFGGMALCAKVIGARKGWIYLRGEYKFLVPHLRKELAIFHEMLHNDLGFEFTIDIFTGSGAYVCGEETALLQSMEGKRGEPRNKPPYPTSIGLYDKPTVINNVETLALTMMVAKIGAEEFKKLGIQDARGGKLFSVSGDTPKGGIYELEFGMLLSDFVEEFGDGDTKAVQVGGASGFCVPRKKFDSTTIGYKGKLTGTSLPTGGSMMLFNSSRSMYNVLHNYLEFFAEESCGQCTPCRVGTQQLLKGIEAIKRGEKSHEYLEVLLSLSETMKLTSKCGLGQSVANSFSSIVENFREEMIY
- a CDS encoding NADH-dependent [FeFe] hydrogenase, group A6; the protein is MSKKVMVNFSIDDIEMSMEQGSTILDAAKKENIRIPTLCYHEDLCVAGNCRVCVVEIEGWHTLTTACSTPIMEGMKIHTITPRVRKARKDIIALLVSEHHTQCTTCYRSTNCELQALASEYNVDNAVYLSVLKPNLEIDRSSWSIEKDESKCVRCQRCVRTCSELQKVNALAVTRKGREMKISTFMELPMNDVVCTNCGQCIIHCPTGALTERRYFDQIWDAIGDPQKHVIINTAPSVRVALGEVLGFPVGTRVTGKMVTALKKIGFDSVLDTDFAADLTIMEEGYELLHRLKRSIVDGEDVAIPMITSCSPGWVKFIEHMYPEFLPHLSTCKSPQQMFGAMAKTYYASKMGLDPKNIVSVAGMPCAAKKFEANRPEMTSSGFQDVDAGLTTREIGMMIKQAGINFLELEDTPFDSIMGVSSGAGVIFGATGGVMEAALRTVYEVVTGRDVPFKNLNITPLRGLESIKEATIKLEGCKPEYSYLEGIELRVAIAHGLLNARVMMDQIVEGKSPYHFIEIMACPGGCIGGGGQPIPTNDEIRRKRIEAIYAEDEGMPIRKSHENPEIIQIYKDFLKEPLGLKSHQLLHTKYTKRNRY